The Candidatus Krumholzibacteriia bacterium sequence CGGTGGAGGCGGCCGGCATGGCCGACGAGTTCACCGTGGTGGGCAACCTCGACGCGGAATTCGAGATCGCCGTGGTGACCGAGATCGCCGCCCGCGTGGTCGCCCTGCCCTTCGCCGAGGGGGAGGCCGTCGAGCGCGGCGATCTGCTCGCGCGGCTGGACGACGCCCAGATCCGGGCCGAGGTCCAGCGCGCCGAGGCGCTGGTGCAGCAGCGACGCACCAACTACGAGCGCGTGCGCACGGTGGTGTCGGAACAGGCCGGCGCCCCGCAGGACCTGGACGACGCGGCCGCGGCGCTCGCCGTCGCGGAGGCCGATCTGGCCCTGGTCCGCGCGCGGCTCGACAAGACGCGCATCACCGCACCCTTCGACGGCGTCGTCGGCGCGCGCCAGGTCAGCCCCGGTGCGTACCTGCGCCCCGGCGACACCATCACGCAGCTCGCCCAGATCGACAGCCTGCGGGTCACCTTCAGCGCGCCCGAGCTGTACCTCGGCCGGCTCGGTCCGGGATCGCCCGTGCGGGTGCGCACCTCGCCCTTCCCCGATCTCGTGGTCACGGGATCCGTCGACGTGATCGCGCCCGTGCTCGAACGCACGTCGCGCAGCGCCGAGCTGGTGGCGCGCGTCGGCAACCCCGAGCAGAAGCTGCGTCCCGGCATGTCGGCCGAGGTCACGGTGATCCTCGAGCAGCGCCCGGGCGCGCTGACGATCCCGGCCGAATCGGTGTTCTTCCAGGGCCAGCAGGCCTTCGTCTACACCATCGGTGACGACGACACCGTGTCCATGACGCCCATCGAACTGGGAACCCGCAGCGCGGCGCGCGTGGAGGTCGTGTCCGGCCTCGATGCCGGGCAGGCAGTGGTGCGCGCCGGCCACCAGAAACTGTTCCCCGGTGCGCGCGTGATGCCGGTCGGCGGCGGGGACGAGGAGGCCGGAGCGTGAAGCTGAGCGAGATCGCCATCGGACGTCCCGTTCTCGCGGCCGTGATGAGCCTGGCCATCGTCCTGCTCGGGGCGATCTCGTTCGGCCGGATCGGCGTGCGCGAGTACCCCGACGTCGACCCGCCGGTGGTGTCGGTGACCACGTTCTACCGTGGCGCGAGCCCCAGCGTGGTCGAGACCGAGATCACCGACGTCCTCGAGGAGCAGTTCGCGACGCTCGAGGACGTGAAGACCATGACCAGCAGCAGCCGCGAGCAGGGCTCGAGCATCACCATCGAGTTCGAGCTCGGCCGCGACGTCGACCAGGCCGCCAACGACGTCCGCGATCGCGTCTCGCGCATCCGGGGCAGCCTTCCACGCGAGGCCGAGGATCCGGTGATCGCCAAGGTCGACGTCGACGCCCAGCCGATCATGTGGATCGCGCTCAACAGCGAGACGCACACCACGCTCGAGTTGAGCGACGTGGCCGAACGCGTGGTCAAGGATCGTCTGCAACGCCTTCCCGGAGTGGGCAGCATCTTCATCGGCGGCGAGCGCCGCTACGCCATGCGCGTCTGGCTCGATCCGCAGCGCATGGCCGCGCGCGGACTCACCGCCCAGGACGTCGAACGCGCGGTCGGCCGGGCCAACGCCGAGATCCCTGGGGGTCGGGTCGAGGGCGAGGAACGCGAGTTCTCCGTGCGCACCATGGGCGAGCTCGAGACGCCCGAGGAGTTCGCGCGCATCATCGTGCGCCGACAGGGCGAGAACGTGGTGCGTCTGGGCGACGTGGCCACCGTGGAGATCGGCGCCGAGGACGAACGTACCGCCACGCGGTACAACGGCCGACCAACGGTGGGTCTGGGCGTGGTCAAACAGAAGAACGCCAGCACCGTGGCGGTGGCCCAGGAGGTCCGCGCAGCGATCCCGCGCCTGCAGGAGGAACTGCCCGCGGGCATGCGGCTCGAGCAGGCCTTCGACTCGGCGGTGTTCATCGAGGAATCCATCGCCGAGGTGCGCAACACCTTCCTCATCGCGCTCGGACTGGTGATCCTGACGGTGCTCGTGTTCCTGAAGAGCGTGCGCGCCACGCTGATCCCCGTCGTGGCCATTCCGGTGGCCATCGTGGGCACGTTCACCGCGGTCTACGCCCTCGACTTCTCCATCAACATCATCACCATGCTGGCGCTGGTGCTCGCCATCGGACTGGTGGTCGACGACGCCATCGTGGTGCTCGAGAACATCTTCCGGCACCGCGAGATGGGACGCACGCGGCGGCAGGCCGCCTTCGCCGGCATGCAGGAGATCGGCTTCGCGGTGATCGCCACCACCATCTCGCTGGTCTCGGTGTTCCTGCCGGTGGCCTTCCTCACGGGCACCGTGGGCCGCCTGTTCCGCGAGTTCGGCATCTCGCTGGCCCTGGCCGTGATCATCTCGAGTTTCGTGGCCCTGACCCTCACGCCGGTGCTCTGTTCGCTGCTGCTCGGCGAGGTGCGCAAGCGCACGGCTCGCAACTGGCGCGAACGTTCCTTCGAGGCCTTCTTCGACGGCCTGAACCGTTCCTACGCCGCGACCCTGCGCTGGGTCATGGCACGGCCCCTGGTGCTGCTGGCGGCGATCGTGGTGGTGGTCGGTACCTCGGGTTGGTTCTACCAGCAGCTCCCGCGCGAGCTGGTCCCCACGGAAGATCGTGGCGCGGCCTTCGGTATCGTCATCGCTCCGGAAGGTGCCACGCTCGACTACACCGACCGGTACATGCGACAGGTCGAGCAGGTCCTGCTCGACGTTCCCGAGCGGCAGTCATTGTTCACGGCCACCGGACTGGGTTTCGGCGGGCCCGGGCGGGTGACCAACGGCTTCCTGTTCCTGCGCCTGAAGCCCCGGGACGAGCGCGATCGCAGCCAGCAGGAGATCGTCCAGTCGGTCTTCCCACGCCTGATGGGCATTCCCGGCGTGCTCGCCTTCGTGATCAATCCACCCAGCCTGGGTGGCCGCGGCAACACGTCGCCCGTGGAGTACGTGTTGCAGGGCGACGACTACCAGACCCTCGGCCAGGCCGTCCAGGCGTTCATGGAACGCGCCAACGAGCTTGGCTACCTGGTGAATCTGGACACCGACCTGCGCCTGAACAAACCGCAGCTCGAGATCCGCATCGATCGCGAGCGGGCGGCGCAGCTGGGCGTGTCGGTGACCGACATCGGCACCACCCTGGAGACCTTCCTGGGCGGCCGCGTCGCCAGCGAGTTCACGCGGGGCAACAAGAAGTACGACGTGATCACCCAGGTGCGGCCGAGCGATCGCGCCCGTCCCGACGTGATCCGCAACCTGTACCTGCGCGGCGAGGCCGGACTCGTGCAGTTGGCCAACGTGGTGAAGGTGACCGAGACCGTGGCCCCGAAGGAGCTCAACCACTACAACCGCGTGCGCTCGGCCACCATCACCGCGAACCTCGCCCCGGGCGCCGACCTGGGACAGGCGCTCGACGATCTCGACGCCATCGCCGCCGACGTGTTGCCCGGGGGTGTCCGTACCGACCTCGCCGGGCAGTCACTCGAGTTCCGCGAGAGCACCGGCAGTCTGACCTTCATGTTCGGACTGGCCGTGGTGTTCATCTTCCTGGTGCTGGCGGCACAGTTCGAGAGCTTCGTGCATCCGGTGACCATCCTGCTGTCGGTGCCGCTGGCGGTGGTGGGTGCGATCGTCTCGCTGTTCTTCCTGGGCCAGAGCCTGAACATCTTCTCGCAGATCGGCCTGGTCATGCTGGTGGGGCTGGTGGCGAAGAACGCCATCCTCATCGTGGAGTTCGCCAACCAGTTGCGCGCGCGGGGACTCGAGGTCGGAGACGCGGTGGTCGAAGCCGCATCGATCCGCCTGCGGCCCATCCTCATGACCAGTCTGTCGACCGTGTTCGGCATCCTGCCCATCGCCATCGGCTTCGGCGCCGGTGCGGAGTCGCGACGCCCCCTGGGCATCGCCGTGGTCGGCGGCGTGCTGTTCTCGACCTTCCTGACGCTGGTGGTGGTGCCGGTGGTCTACCGCCTGCTCGCCCGCTTCACCGAGGCGCGCCGGGGAACCGAGATCGAGGAGGACCGGATCGCGGCGAAGGAACCGCCGCCACGGCCGGCGGGAAGTTCTGTGGCGGCGGCCGTGGGAACCGGCCCCGACTCCGCTCCGGCGCGTTCCGCCGCATCGCAGAAATGAGGGATCGGTTCCCGCGCGCGACGGGGAGGCCGCATGCCGCCTCCTCGTCGCAGGCGGGAACTCCGGTCTCAGGCCACCCGTGTGGCCCGCCCCGTCGCCGCCCACGCCCCGTACACCGCGAGCAGGACGATCACGACGACGGCCATCACGGCGCCCTCGCTCGTCCAGTGCGTGTAGTCGACCGCGCGCGCGTGGTAGGCGAGGACGCGCGCCATGTTCGCCACCACCAGGGCGAGGATGCCGAAGCGCAGCAGCACGAACATGAACAGGGCGTTGCGAACGAACTCGACGCCGAACCACAGGGGCGATCCGGTTCCCTCGATCAGGGTCCAGACCACGACCGCCAGGACGACGGCCAGCCAGCGTCGCTTCACGACGCGCTCGATCACCACCAGCGCGCCAACTTCGACGAAGGTCATGCCGATCAGCATGGTCACGTTGAGCACCTGGGACAGCGCGACGCTTCCGCCGTGGACGAGATCGAGATTGATTCCCATGGGCCAGGGTGGCTCGTCCCCCATGAAGCCCCGCAGCCAGTGCACGCCGGGGGCGAGCAGTGCGAACATCACTCCGGCCGAGATCAGCCCGGCCAGCGCCGAGCGGCCGAGCAGGGGGTCACGCAGGGTCGGTTTCTCGCGGCTGAGCAGCCGGCTCATCGACACACACATGCTGGGCCAGACGCGTCGCGCGAGCGGCTCCACGGCGACGTACAGGGCGAAGGTGATCACCGCCACGAAGGTGGCACCCGCGATCAGGTTCCAGAGTTCGGCGGCGATGCCCCATCCGTAGAGTTCGTGCGAGCGCAGGCCCGCCGACACGAGGAACATCGCGAAGATGGCCACCGTCGCCCGCCACGCGCCGCGGCTGTCGACGCTCCGGCCCTCCACGTTCCGCGACCCGAACGTCGCGACGAGGATCACCACCACGAGGATCATCAGGCCGGGCAGGACCTCGACGAGCAGGGCACCGATGCCTCGTGACGTGCGCTCGGGCGGGGCCGCGAGGTCCTCGAGCGACGTCGCCTCGGCCACGTTGAACAGGATCGGCCGGCCCTCGGACGCACCCGCCTCGACGCGGTACTCGATGTCCGGCGTGGCGGCCGGCGACCCGATCCACGCGCGCCGCAGGTCCGGGGCCTGGAAGCGCGAATAGCGCGGTTCGACCGGCCGGAAGCGCGCGGTGTCGAACTCGGCAGCCTCGAACAACGGCGTCCAGTCGGGCTCGGACGGCGGTTCGACGGTGAAGCGCCGCGGCATGACCTCGAAGCGCCGCAGCGTGCCGTCGAGATCGAACAGCACCGCGACCTCGCCCGGGGTCGACGGCAGCGGGTCGGTCAGATCCACGCGCCCACGGGTGGGGACCGGAACTCCGTCTGGGGCCGGCCGCAACAATGTCGGCGATTGCCGGTACCAGAATCCGCCCACGTCCGGCCGCTCGCGCGCGGCCTCCCAGCGACCGGCCGTCGAGTCGTCCGCGGCGACCTGACGCATCACGTCGTTCCAGAGGAGCCAGCCCCACGCCGTGTCGACCGGTTCGGCGTAGGCCTCGTCGGTGTAACCGAGCTCGCCGAGGATCTCGACCGCGCGGTCCTGCAGGACCTCCGGACGCTTCTCGAAGGGCAGGTAGGCGATCCAGCTCATCGTGGCCGCCCAGTACGAACCGGCCACCAGCACGAACAACCCCAGCACGGCCAGGCCGAAGGCGGAGGCCGGCGACAATGATTCGCGCGCCCCGGCCTCGGCCACGAGTTCGGGGGACGGCGTCTCGCCGGCGGCTACCGCAGCGGCGAGGGGGTCGCCCCCGGGCAGCGCCGCCGCGACGGCGTGGGCCGACGGCGGCCGCTCCCGCGGATCCTTCTCCAGACAACGCAACACCGCCCGCTCGATCGTCGGATCGAGCGAGCCGACATGCGTGGTCGGTCGCGAGGGAGCGACCGAGGCGTGCATGGAGCTGAGTTCGGCCACGGTGTCGGCCTGGAACACAGGGCGGCCGGTGAACAGCTCGTAGAGGACGAGGCCCAGGGCGTAGACGTCGCTGCGCGCGCTGACGTCGCGTCCGGCGATCTGTTCGGGCGCCATGTACGCCGGTGTGCCCGCACGCACCTCGGTGCCGGCCGCATCGGCGGCCAGGCTGGCCAGGCCGAAGTCGGTGAGCTTGACCTGCCCGCGTCCGTCGAGCATGACGTTCGCCGGTTTGAGGTCGCGGTGCAGCACGCCCGCCTCGTGCGCGGCGGCGAGCCCCGCGCAGATCTGCCGCGCGACCTCGACCGCGCGCTCCTCGGGCAACCGTCCGATCCGCCGCAGCAACGACGAAAGGTCCTCGCCGTCGACGTACTCCATGCTCAGGAAGTGCTGGCCCTCGAACTCGTCGACGTCGTGCACACGGCACACGTTCGGGTGGCTGACCTGACGCGCGGTGCGGACCTCGGCCAGGAAGCGCTGCAGCCGATCGGCGTCGGTCTCGAGTCCGCGCGGCAGGAACTTCAGCGCGACCGACTGGCCCAGCTTGAGATCGTCGGCGCGGTAGACCTCGCCCATGCCACCGCGCCCGAGCAGCGCGACCACGCGGTACCGGCCGGCGATCACCGTGCCCGGAGCGAAACGATCGTCGGGCGCCGGCGACGATCCCGCGGAGCCGGCCCCCGTGGCGTCGGATCCGACCACGCGGGTGGCATCGGTGGCCCCCGGCACGACGACGGTCCGGTCGAGCGCGGCGCCACACCGCGGGCAGGCGGTGGCGTCGGGTGGAAGGGGAGCCGAGCAGTCGGGGCAGGCGCTCATGGTGCGATCCTACCCGGGCGGGACGGTCGGGGGAAGACCGGAGGTCACTCGACGAGTGACCAATCGCTCCGTCCCGACTTCCGCTGCGGAAGCGCCGACTTCCCCCGCGGAACATCCCCAATCGGTCCCCATCTCAGTCGGGCGAATCACCGTCGGCGATCCGGAGCTCGTACCGGGTCACGGTCGGAACGTCGTCCTGGTCGCGGTTGAAGATCAGGACCCGATTCTTCCGGTCGACGCCCACCACGCTGTGCAGACCCTCGAGCACGGTCTTCGCCACGAGCTCGAGTTCGGCGTCGTACAGGGTGAGCAGGGTCTCGCGGGTCGTGTCGCCGATGCTGCGGGTCGCGGTGTTCAGGACGTGATCGCCCACCCGGCGGATGTCGATCGACGACCCGGGGAGTCGAACGCTGAAGGTCTCCCGATCGGTCTGCGGCTCCGGGGGCGCGGGCAGCCAACCGGCCCCGCCTTCGTCGTTCTCGTCGAGCAGGTCACCGTGCGGGGAGAAGCGCTGGACGAGGTACGGGTACTGCTGCGTGTAGAGGATCGATCCGTCCGGCTCCACGTCGACGGAACCACCCCCGAAGAACGGCCGCACGCGAGGGTCGTCTCCGTGGACGGGATCGCGGGTCGCGGGGATCGAGATCAGGTGTTCGCCGTCCGGGCGGTACACGTCGGCGACCGTGTTCCCGAACGGATCGTAGGCCGCGAGGACGACATCGCCCGCCGGCGTCACGGCGATCGACTTGACCGTGCCGTCCGGGTTCCGGCGCCGGAACTCGTCGAGGTGGTTGCCGTCGGTGTCCCAGATCGCCACGCGGCCGCCGGCACCGGCCACGACCAGACGATCGTTCGCGTCGATGGCGAGGACGAAGGGGATCATCAGCATGCCGGGGCCCTCGCCCGGCCCCGAGATCTGGCGCAGGAACGTTCCGGCGGCGGAGAACACGTGAATGGTGGTGAATCCGGAATCGGCGAGGTAGAGCCGTCCCCGCGAGTCCTCGACCGCTTCGAGGACGATGCCGATCGGCCGGTCGTGGCCGACGACGAGATCGGCCACGAGGTGCAGATCGGCCTCGGCAGCGCACGGCTCGGCGGTGCCCAGGATGGCGACCAACGCGATGCACAGAAGGCGCATGGATTCCTCCGTCATCCCCCGTGAGAGCCGAGAGCCCTCCGCCCGACTTCCGCCGCGGAAGCGCACCCACTTTCGCTGCGGAAGCGCGAACCCCGTCGCACGTGCGCCCACTTCCGCACCGGAACATCCCCAACCGTCTCCGGATCGACCCACCCCTGGCGACTCACCCACCGCCTGACACCGCATCCAGATCCACGACGACCTGTGTCGTGCCCTGCACGTCGACGAAGCGGGTGACCATGTCACCGGTGTCGGTGTCGACCACGGTCAGGCGGTACAGGCCGAGTGGCACCGTGAAGTACACCGGTTCCGGATCGAAGGGATACTCGTACGCGGTGCCGACGTCGGGACCGTAGAGGGTGACGTCGACCCGCTCCTGCAGCGTACCGCTGCGGACCACGTCGACCCGCAGGGTCGCCTCGCCCAGATCGAGGACGAGGGGAACGTCTGCGTCGACATCCGGCCCGAGCGGGCCGAGGCCCGGCCGAACCACGTTGACCGCGTCGGCCCCGACGTGGATTCCGTCGGGATCCGCGACGACCCACACACTGTCGGGAGGGCTCGCGAGGTCGAACACCGCCTCGGCCAGGATCCCGTCCTCGCCCGGA is a genomic window containing:
- a CDS encoding serine/threonine-protein kinase, producing MSACPDCSAPLPPDATACPRCGAALDRTVVVPGATDATRVVGSDATGAGSAGSSPAPDDRFAPGTVIAGRYRVVALLGRGGMGEVYRADDLKLGQSVALKFLPRGLETDADRLQRFLAEVRTARQVSHPNVCRVHDVDEFEGQHFLSMEYVDGEDLSSLLRRIGRLPEERAVEVARQICAGLAAAHEAGVLHRDLKPANVMLDGRGQVKLTDFGLASLAADAAGTEVRAGTPAYMAPEQIAGRDVSARSDVYALGLVLYELFTGRPVFQADTVAELSSMHASVAPSRPTTHVGSLDPTIERAVLRCLEKDPRERPPSAHAVAAALPGGDPLAAAVAAGETPSPELVAEAGARESLSPASAFGLAVLGLFVLVAGSYWAATMSWIAYLPFEKRPEVLQDRAVEILGELGYTDEAYAEPVDTAWGWLLWNDVMRQVAADDSTAGRWEAARERPDVGGFWYRQSPTLLRPAPDGVPVPTRGRVDLTDPLPSTPGEVAVLFDLDGTLRRFEVMPRRFTVEPPSEPDWTPLFEAAEFDTARFRPVEPRYSRFQAPDLRRAWIGSPAATPDIEYRVEAGASEGRPILFNVAEATSLEDLAAPPERTSRGIGALLVEVLPGLMILVVVILVATFGSRNVEGRSVDSRGAWRATVAIFAMFLVSAGLRSHELYGWGIAAELWNLIAGATFVAVITFALYVAVEPLARRVWPSMCVSMSRLLSREKPTLRDPLLGRSALAGLISAGVMFALLAPGVHWLRGFMGDEPPWPMGINLDLVHGGSVALSQVLNVTMLIGMTFVEVGALVVIERVVKRRWLAVVLAVVVWTLIEGTGSPLWFGVEFVRNALFMFVLLRFGILALVVANMARVLAYHARAVDYTHWTSEGAVMAVVVIVLLAVYGAWAATGRATRVA
- a CDS encoding efflux RND transporter periplasmic adaptor subunit → MRRASLFAANILLITTLVACDGGDEQAGGPSGGGGPGGGGEAPPMPVETATVEAAGMADEFTVVGNLDAEFEIAVVTEIAARVVALPFAEGEAVERGDLLARLDDAQIRAEVQRAEALVQQRRTNYERVRTVVSEQAGAPQDLDDAAAALAVAEADLALVRARLDKTRITAPFDGVVGARQVSPGAYLRPGDTITQLAQIDSLRVTFSAPELYLGRLGPGSPVRVRTSPFPDLVVTGSVDVIAPVLERTSRSAELVARVGNPEQKLRPGMSAEVTVILEQRPGALTIPAESVFFQGQQAFVYTIGDDDTVSMTPIELGTRSAARVEVVSGLDAGQAVVRAGHQKLFPGARVMPVGGGDEEAGA
- a CDS encoding 6-bladed beta-propeller, whose protein sequence is MRLLCIALVAILGTAEPCAAEADLHLVADLVVGHDRPIGIVLEAVEDSRGRLYLADSGFTTIHVFSAAGTFLRQISGPGEGPGMLMIPFVLAIDANDRLVVAGAGGRVAIWDTDGNHLDEFRRRNPDGTVKSIAVTPAGDVVLAAYDPFGNTVADVYRPDGEHLISIPATRDPVHGDDPRVRPFFGGGSVDVEPDGSILYTQQYPYLVQRFSPHGDLLDENDEGGAGWLPAPPEPQTDRETFSVRLPGSSIDIRRVGDHVLNTATRSIGDTTRETLLTLYDAELELVAKTVLEGLHSVVGVDRKNRVLIFNRDQDDVPTVTRYELRIADGDSPD
- a CDS encoding efflux RND transporter permease subunit yields the protein MKLSEIAIGRPVLAAVMSLAIVLLGAISFGRIGVREYPDVDPPVVSVTTFYRGASPSVVETEITDVLEEQFATLEDVKTMTSSSREQGSSITIEFELGRDVDQAANDVRDRVSRIRGSLPREAEDPVIAKVDVDAQPIMWIALNSETHTTLELSDVAERVVKDRLQRLPGVGSIFIGGERRYAMRVWLDPQRMAARGLTAQDVERAVGRANAEIPGGRVEGEEREFSVRTMGELETPEEFARIIVRRQGENVVRLGDVATVEIGAEDERTATRYNGRPTVGLGVVKQKNASTVAVAQEVRAAIPRLQEELPAGMRLEQAFDSAVFIEESIAEVRNTFLIALGLVILTVLVFLKSVRATLIPVVAIPVAIVGTFTAVYALDFSINIITMLALVLAIGLVVDDAIVVLENIFRHREMGRTRRQAAFAGMQEIGFAVIATTISLVSVFLPVAFLTGTVGRLFREFGISLALAVIISSFVALTLTPVLCSLLLGEVRKRTARNWRERSFEAFFDGLNRSYAATLRWVMARPLVLLAAIVVVVGTSGWFYQQLPRELVPTEDRGAAFGIVIAPEGATLDYTDRYMRQVEQVLLDVPERQSLFTATGLGFGGPGRVTNGFLFLRLKPRDERDRSQQEIVQSVFPRLMGIPGVLAFVINPPSLGGRGNTSPVEYVLQGDDYQTLGQAVQAFMERANELGYLVNLDTDLRLNKPQLEIRIDRERAAQLGVSVTDIGTTLETFLGGRVASEFTRGNKKYDVITQVRPSDRARPDVIRNLYLRGEAGLVQLANVVKVTETVAPKELNHYNRVRSATITANLAPGADLGQALDDLDAIAADVLPGGVRTDLAGQSLEFRESTGSLTFMFGLAVVFIFLVLAAQFESFVHPVTILLSVPLAVVGAIVSLFFLGQSLNIFSQIGLVMLVGLVAKNAILIVEFANQLRARGLEVGDAVVEAASIRLRPILMTSLSTVFGILPIAIGFGAGAESRRPLGIAVVGGVLFSTFLTLVVVPVVYRLLARFTEARRGTEIEEDRIAAKEPPPRPAGSSVAAAVGTGPDSAPARSAASQK